tgcatctgtATATTGCTGTAGAGGTGTCagtccctcctcccggcacactcaccaaacccagaagtgacctcaccaccaacatccaagccatgggccttctcctggcctagcagctgctctgTTAGAGTGAGCTCACAAGTCCATACctccaccaggtgcctgctgatggcctatgggcttcagaggaaGCGGTTTCCAtgaaataacatcccctgccatgaacatgctgctgccctaccaggtactctgacccagaaAACCTCACAATCGGCTTCCAAATCCAtctgactgctgctggcctatcagggactcagacaCAAGTGACcccacaagcaaatgcccaagccgttagccaagtgctagccttgcagagacaagtgacctcacagcgactctcccagcaatgtgcctccacacagtctgtcaggcactgagacagagctgagctcacaaacatctctccaccacgtgcctgctgctggcctccctgctgctctggaggaaaggacctcaaagtcagttcccagcaaggggcctgctactggcctatcacataccaAGAgaagctgacctcaccagcacattccccacttcacagcctgctgctggcctatcagcttctcacccagaaggcacctcacaggcacctttacagccaggcgcctgctgcagccccagaggctgctgggacaggagggacctccgagtcagttcccaggcaggggccagctgctggcctgccagctgctctgtctgcagtgacctcacaagggacttcccaggcaggggcctgctgctggcctatcagggactcagaaggagatgacctcacagtcaccttcacagccatgtgcctgtcactggcctatgagcctctgagacagcagttaTGTCACCATAACTTCCCCAgccctgagccaaatcctgcttatcagctgctcaggcagaagtgagctccaaagcacagagCCAAGCcacaggtctcctgctggcctggcagctactgaccaagagctgatttgacacggGTGAtttcctggcccagctctcgcagacagccgtgacctccctgcccacagcccggctaCATGGCCattgccacctgcagctcccctgcctcccccaaggctcagccagctcctgagaagctgcacagactcaccccggggcctcacaacaatcacagtgcagcaaaacacccattacggaccagttactgccccaagacaacatcagctcctgcctaggcagcacctacacctggcccctGAAACTTTGGAACtggagaaaggcctgcaagtaattctgggcaacatctcctaacagcaggattgcatgggagcagcgaccaaggagctggagacagcagggcctcaggGCCCAGCCacagggagaagccttcccgcaactcccaagtcggttcctgccccagtgctgaacacacccagcaaatcctccacacccccaggacaacaagcactctcctgcttggggccctgacactctgagacacggggaaggactgtggccagggcatctcagcgggtggaaccagcagagccaggattcagcagctctgcagcctggcctgggagcagggctaatggcaccggccagggcagcactggccacccagcagctgccaaggccctgcaggagcccagcagctcccagcacagagctgctctgcaaacaccttcccggctgctgccagggccgcagggctgcggcccagcaagaggcccggagcagccgcagcggctggggcccggcaggacctgcggggacagcctctctgcgagccctgggaaacgccctgttcaggacagaagtgagcctggggcagggccttggcgaggcccccagcagcctgctgcactgccattggctgacggagccatcagttcAACCCAGCCCACCCTCTCccccttgctggccaatcagagggcagcactgggggcgatgccatggcaaagctgcagccctgtgtgacccagcaggcagcccctcccttccccttccgcTCCttcgccctccccccccccacggtGGGGTGCTATATTGTGCACAGCAGCCCTGGCGTtcagcagccctcgcgctgcgcccggcagggctgggccgcaaccaggcaggggctgctctgtgTGTGGCCAGGCTGGGCCCCGGTGTgtcgctccacagggctgaggagtccatggggcagccagggccagagcagctctggggctgccggtgctgggcagcgcaggtgtggggccgggagggggtgggggagatggtcctgctgggctgcccccagcactgccacccAGAGCTcggagaaacaggcttggggtcagcagggacttgtggggtggcgatggcacccccacctcttcccaagctgctcccccaaacaggctgtcttttgggtgcagaggttggaccccatttgcaggaggacaggggctgtggccatctgaggacaagatctctgagccccaaacatgctctgccaagttggaagcataaaaggatctgggggaaagaagagaggttgTCCCAAACAAATAGACACTTTGAGGTTATTACAAGGCGAAGGCTTCTTTTCCCatgtgggcatttccagcaggctcttgagaaccccacgggagctgcaggaTACTGCACCTCTAGGACAGAGAaaccctttcctgccagagccagatcccaaagggggacccactcccagggaaacctggccatggattgacCCCTGCCATGAGCGGATGTAGCCAGctccacaggagccttggggctcagggcaggccCAGCCCTATGTCTCAGTAGTCCTGGCTGCCAcgttgtcccctgagccagacgggaccctcaggcagggctcttgtggcagcccctgccctgtccagccacccccacagcccgggatccacagccatttttgcagttaacagtctctgtgcgacaccttgggaaggagctcccgaagctCTTACCCtaggtggagagctgcaggagtattGGGAAGAAGGAACTGCATTCCGGGCTGATGGTCTTGCTctagcagccctccatctcacttgcccccttgcccttggctctgctgtccatctggggaaaaaggatgctcttcacaACTCATAActcaaaactcctctccaacctgcccctctgcctttcagcgaggggccccaatgtggcaccgctgcctcctgtctccactccttgccatggagcagctccaaagggcagcagtggggagcatgtGAGCAGTGACCAGCAGTTCCTGGGCCTCCCAGTGAAGTGAGAGCACTGCTGTGGCACCACGGAGACCTCCCTGTgttgcagcacatcccactgtgacctcagctcgtgtcatctgggagCTCAGTAGGTCAcgcatggagatggcacagccagggagagagcagagagatttcccctctcTTCACCTTCCtatctccagatggtgctaaaggctgtgaaatatctggggggggggggggggggggcgggtcctggagaggtcacttctgcaaccctgcactgtcaggtctctgcactgggcagagctgtgtgggaagctggggtttgggCATCGTTTTGgcatttggcatttttcaaagatgagatgaaagtcatgtgggatgaaagagcacaaagcccGGCCAGAGCTCAGATgttttggtgagcttcaaaactgatttctactctgagttgctctttttgtagaagcaggatgtaggaccatatgggacaggatgcagccttTGTCCTTGatgcaccaaagcagcctctttgtttttaGAAGTCCTCAGCAACGTTTCTCGGTCGGtagtgcttaagatgaagatcatatgccagaaaagagcaaacgtgccctgaacacacatcatccggagaactttatctgggaccctggtccctgcagggctgccaagccatgggccagaccaggtagcagatctggggaagttttcccattgcccttgaattttgcccagctttccttcaggCTGAACCTGGGGAAAGGCATTTCTCATCTAGCACCTCAGTTGGTCCTTGGGTTGTTCAGCATCACCTCGGGGCAGTGCTTGTCCCCTGGGTATGGTCCTTGGCACCCTGGCTCTCTTTGGGGGGTGTACAGCCCTGaatccctggatctcccacagtttggaccctgggcttctcaggacatgcccacacaccgcagggctgctgcccaggctctggtgcagagcctgtaaggcagtgcaatgcctcaggacctgcatttgggctcattcaggagtttgtgaggtgaccatctcccagctctgcagctgctggagtttaAGAGCATCCCTACCACaactcttcctgctcttcctcgtCTCtacacagtcctggggtgactcttgcagaaggaagaccCCAGTCCTGTCCGAGATGGGGTTTTCTGAGTCCCTgtaaaaggaaggactcgtttccttctttgggttgctttctCAGGCACTGCCCTCTCtgatgctgtgagccccagctctgcaccctgggCTCGCTGCCCTTTCTCTCCCGTCTCCTGtgtgtctacccaaagtcttcTCTACGCACTGGGACATGGCTTCAAATGACAGAAGCGTTGctgtagagagctcacttgaagctgtgacatgttgtggagctgaaggcctgatggaggctagtctgggacGTTGCTGTGGCCCGACACTCCCTCTTGCTCCGTGCCCAAGCActcaggaaggtcccaggaagaACAATGAGTTTGGCATTGGTAGGATGGGTTTTCCCTCAATATGTCCTGAGTCCTGCATGGTTGTTTCTGAGCACCCAGGAAAGTCCCTCTTCTCTAGGACCTGACATCAatgcttttccagacttttgtacaggaACACAGTCCAGTCTGGgatgttttttttaacatatctgGTTGTCCAGCCATTCAGACAATAACATCTTAATTTGGATACACGACTGTTTTTGAAGACCATGTCAAATGCCTTGCTAAGGTCAAGGTAAATGATTTCCAGTGCTCTCCCTCCTCCAGAAGGTCCCAGACTAGCATCAATATTCAAAATATGGCCTTACCATCTGTGCATATGGGAAAGTAAAAACTTGATGTGCCAGCCACTGGCCTTCTCCAGGCCTCTTTCTGGAACAGGACACCTTAACCCCTCTGAGGAAAAGCATGAGCACACTACCAGGTAAGTTTATCCCAGGGTCCCCTCCAGTTTTCTTAGTTGTCTTCACATAGGATAGTTCTGAAAGACTGTCCCAACAGGCCCGCACTCTCAAATGTCCCTATAGGCTGTCATGCAGCAAGCTAGGCCACACAGCCTCAACCTCAGCATCACTTGGCCAGAGCCCTTTTCTTATTTATGAGGGtagagaaacaaaacaaccctgccaaaacacacaaaaaaattatttggttTCTGTATAAGAGCACAACAGGACTGCCCAGGGGACCACCATAAGCCCTGAAGGATATCTGCCTGAAGTGTTATCCAGGATGAACGTGATCCATCTGAAAGTGGGGAGAGCCTCGTCATGTGGCTTCATGTGAGGACAGCCTGGATCCACCTGTGTAGAAAAACACTGACATGCCTACTCCTCAACTAGCCCCATCCTAGCCTGCCAGATGAACTGGACCCTGGAAGTCCCCATGGTGGGACACTTTGGTGTTCGTTCATAAGTAGACATTCACATTGCAGAGCATCTCAGATTAGGTGAGCTGATTCTCCCCATTGCTGGGGTCTCTCTGAGAGACAGGACCCTTGAAGGGTCATCCTTGATCTCATTCATTGGGCAATGCTCTTGTTCTCCAGGATTTCATGAGGGCATCAAggcttggaggaggaggaagaaaaaagtttcagaatGAGAAGGTTTCCTACTTGTATAAACTTGAGGTGAGACTTGTCTACCTAAATCCCTTGAGTCAGAAATCGCCAGCTTTCAAGGTGCAAATGCTTATAAGGGAGCCAATTATTCTTCTCTTTGTCATTTCTCAGTCTATCAAGTATAATTGGCCCACTGTGAAATGTactgtcttcattaaaaaaaaaaaaaagaaagaaagaaagaaagaaagacttctGGCACTCTCCTGAACATTACTTTTGTGATGACTAGGCTCATTCCCATGGCAATCAGCAGCCAAGGCTTATACAGACTACAGAAAGCATTGCTCAGTTCTCATGACATGGAGTTCAGCTTATCAGAGCCTGCAGGACAGCCACCGTTATACCATCAGCAGGAGTGAAAACCTCTTTTTATTCAAATACTTTGAGTCCTATCACTCACTCTGTCTTATAATTGCTCCTCTGTATTTGTCCTGTTGCAGGCTGTGCAGTGAGTAACTCAGCTAGAACGTGAGTTCCTCTGATGTTACGATATAAACTGGGAATGCAGGATCCACTTTTGCTCTGTCTCTCCACAATTTGCATCTCGCTTACTGGAATTGAAGCTCTCTTCAGCAAGCTACCAAAAATAAACACATGGGGTGCCCTCTGTGCAGAAGGTAAGTGCAAAAGCACAGACGTAAGAGGAAAAGTATTTCCCTTGCAAATGTAAATTTTGGTTActttgtgcatgcatgcatgaCATGGAATGCAGACATAAGAAATGTAGGATGAAAATAATCCATTGTATGTTGTGATTTGATGGTGATTTTGACTGATGGCAACAGAGAGATTAAAGGAGCTTGGCTGCAAAGGCCTGCATATTCCATCCTCTTTCTTAAGCAAAGAGTTATAACAAATATTTGTGACTGCTGGATGGGGAAGAATGGAGACCTGAGCGGAGAGGAAAGATCTTTTTGAAATGAATGAATTGAATATTCAAAGAGACTATGTTGCTCTCCTACTCTCACCATGACAGAGAACACACTTGGATGGGGAATGTCACAGCTGTGACAGAGTTTGTCCTGGTGGGATTTCCTAACAGCCATGAAGTGGAGATCATCATCTTTGTGGTGTTCCTGCTTGCTTATGTAGTGACTGTCCTGGGAAATGCTCTAATCATTGTACTGGTCTATACAGACTGCCGCCTCTGTTCTCCCATGTATTACTTCCTCACTAATTTGTCCTTCATTGAGATCGCCATGACCTCCATTGTTGTGCCAAAAATGCTGGCAAACatcctgtcagagaagaaaaccatctcctttgctggctgctttagccaaCTCTTCTTTTACTTCTTCCTGGCTGCAACAGAGTTCATCCTCTTTGCCATCATGTCCTATGACCGGTATGTGGCAATATGCAACCCCCTGAGGTATCCCACCATCATGACGGAAAGGGCATGCAGCTGGCTTGTACTGGGTGCGTGGGTGGGTGGCTTGGTCATGATCCTGCCACCAGCGGTCCTGAAAGCCAGGCtgccgtactgtggtcccaaCATCATCGACCACTACTTCTGTGACAGCGCACCTCTCCTGCACCTCGCTTGCACAGACATCCGGCTTGTTGAGCTGAATGATTTTGTGGTGTCCTTGGTCCTGCTCCTCGGCTCCTTGGCGTTGACCATTGTCTCCTATGCTTGGATTATTTCAACCATATTCCGGATCCCATCTGCCCAGGGCAGGCAGAAAACATTTGCCACTTGcgcttctcatttcactgttgtttccctGGGTTTTGGCATCTCCATCTTTGTCTATGTCAGGCCTTCCCAGATGAACTCTGTGCACCTCAACAAAATCCTTTCTGTTCTCTCTGGCATTGTGACTCCTCTTTTAAACCCcttcatattcagcctaaggaatgagCAGATGAAAGAGGCCTGGAAGACTGTTGTGCGCAACTGCTTGGGGATGGCTAAGCAAGGCAGAAAGCTGTGAGAATCATTGTGGCTGGTAGGAAGTCAGCTCCTTGAAAGATCTCAACAGGGCCTCTGCATTCATGGTATCTTCTGATAGACTTTGAGAGGGAGTATCCCATTATGGCCAATGCTGTGGATGAGCATGTCTCAAAGGTCAGGTTCACAATGGCACTGTTGTGTCGGGCCCCACCAAAATTCCTCCCAGACATCTGATAGTGATTATGAGGCTGGGTGTCTGCATGGCAGTGTGTGGCTGTTGGGCAGAAAGCAGTCTCCGGATCTGACCAAAAGGTTGCAGGACTGAAAGGAACAGAAAGGCCAGCAAAAAAGGGAGtggaaaagtgaaaagaaatggcAGTCAAGTTGTAATTA
Above is a window of Dromaius novaehollandiae isolate bDroNov1 chromosome 30, bDroNov1.hap1, whole genome shotgun sequence DNA encoding:
- the LOC135324049 gene encoding olfactory receptor 6M1-like, producing the protein MGNVTAVTEFVLVGFPNSHEVEIIIFVVFLLAYVVTVLGNALIIVLVYTDCRLCSPMYYFLTNLSFIEIAMTSIVVPKMLANILSEKKTISFAGCFSQLFFYFFLAATEFILFAIMSYDRYVAICNPLRYPTIMTERACSWLVLGAWVGGLVMILPPAVLKARLPYCGPNIIDHYFCDSAPLLHLACTDIRLVELNDFVVSLVLLLGSLALTIVSYAWIISTIFRIPSAQGRQKTFATCASHFTVVSLGFGISIFVYVRPSQMNSVHLNKILSVLSGIVTPLLNPFIFSLRNEQMKEAWKTVVRNCLGMAKQGRKL